The sequence CGCAAAACTTTGTGTTACTCAAAGTCTACTGAAATGTTAAAAGCATCCGTTCGCTTGTTACTTGATTATCTTAAGTATTGGACTATCCCTCTGCCACTTTAATCATGACTTTATTGTGCAACACCTAAATTAGGGCTAAGTAGCATATCTTGGTTTAGAGTTAGTACTGTGTAAGACATAGTAAAAACAGTATAAGAAGCACACTGCAGCAGATGTCATGAAGAATTATCAGTAGATTCAAAACCGATTTTCATATTCTAAAATTGCCCGTGTTTCTCCTGTAATATCTGTGGCAGCACGTAAGCGAAATTCTTCATTGAGTCGATAATTCAGACCAATGCGTGTTGGATCGTCAGATGTCAGAACTCGCAAAACAGAAACAGAAAGATTACCTGAGACATCAATACCAGCTTCTGCGGCTAAATCAAGTGCGGAAGTCCGTCCGCCAGATTCTGTGCCAACCGTCGGAAATAAACGTAACTCCGATAAACCAAAAGCATTACCAATATTTGTGACAGCGCTTTGGAAGTTACCTAATAAAGCTGTCCCTGCTATATTAGCAAGTCCTAACACACTATCTCCACGTCCTAAAGTGTCGATAAAACCACCACCCAGTAAAGCAACAATCTCAGATTCACTGCGAGAAGGATTGCTAGTTAGTTCTAAATTATCAAAAAGTTGACTTGCAGGACCTTGAACCTCAGCTTGGACGCGTACTGTCTCAAAACCACCTAAGTCTGTAGAAAGCGGTTGTGTAATATCACCTGATAAAGGAGTCGTTGCAACTCTAGTCCGCGTGACTTCTGGAACTCGCGTAACAAGACGAATATCTAATTCAGGATCAAGTCCTTGATTTGGTCTAAAGGTTGCTGTGTGTTCATAACCACGCGATAGCACAAATTGAGTTGTAAATAAATTCACACCACCACGACGTAACCGAACTACACCATCTGGACGCAGATCGTTGAGTGCGCCACTAATATTAAGCGAACCTGTTGCTTCTATATTGATAATAGGTGGACGAGTGACCGAAATACCATTACCCAAAGTCAACTGTAAGTTATTAAACTCTGGAACTGTAATTCCATCTTGATTTGCACCAACTGGTGTCGCAGTCTCTGGTGTAACACCATTACCATTTTCTTCAGGAATAGATATTTCACCTTGTGCAAGTTCAACTTCACCGCCAATAACTGGGTTAAGGACATTTCCAGTCACAACCACATTTCCACTAGCCCCACCACGATATAATCCATCAAGATTAAGAGCTAACTGATTGAGGTCGATTGTCAGAGGATTGCCAAAATCTGGATCAGTCGGTGAAAAACTACTGAAAATTGGTACAACTCCCTGAGCAACAACATTACCGCGTGAGAAATTACCTTGAAGACGATCAACTTGAATTCGGTCAAGATTAAAGTTAATTGTGCCTGTGACATCAGTGAGAGGTTCCGGCAAAGCTTGGGCAGTAATTGTCGCATTACTAACTGTCGCAATTCCTGTGGCAACAGGTTCTTGAGTTGTCCCACTGACTTGAAGTTGAACTTGTCCTTGTCCTCCTTCCCAAGCAACGGCATCGGTGAGTAAGTTAATTAATGATAAACCTTCGTTTTGGACGTTGATATCTAAACTAATTTGATCGCTATCAGGTGTAACAGTTGCAAAAGGTAGCTCTAGAGGTATGCTACCAGTAACTGTGATTGGTTCAGGTCCAGCCACAACGACATTACTACCAATATTAAATCGGGCATTAGCATAACTAAAGCTAGCAGTTGCCGACTCTACAGGTCTTTCATTGAGTGTTCCGGCGCTGAGTTCCACTTCTCCGATCGCTTGAGGATTTTCAATTGTTCCAGCTAAAGTTGCTGAACCGTTTAATTGTCCTGTGACATCTACTGGTAAATCGACAAAATCAGTTAATGTAGCAATTGGGAAGTTTGTCACTTGTAATTGACCGGATTGTTCTGCACCCCCTACTTGCCCTGTAAAAGCAACAAGAGATTCATCTGATTGAATCCGCAAAGGTAATAATGTTAAAACACCATCTTCAAAATTGCCTTGGGCAATGACTTGATCGGCATTATAAGAACCCCATTGCCAATCTTGACCTTGTAAATCAAAATTAGCGGTGACACCAGCGCTTATCGAACCACTTACTGCTACAGTTCCACTAAACGTCCCTTGAAAATCTGCAAGTTCAGGTAATGGCGATGCATCTTGACGTTGCTGACGCTGTTGTTGCAATAGTGTTGTAATTTCTGAATAACGGCGGATTTGTGTGAGTAGTGGTGCGTCTGGTAAACCTACTGGTGTGGTGTTGAGAGTGTCCGCACCAGCATAGGTGGGTGGTTCTATACCGCGTTGGAAATCTTCTAAATTAAAGTACCGCAGTGCAGCTAAAACAGTTTGCACTTGACCGTTAGCAATATTAACTTGAGCATCAAATTCTGACCCTGTAGGAGTTTGCGTTAAGCTACTTTTCAAAGCATAACGACTGTCTCCCTGAACAAACTCGCCTCCTGTGAGTGTTCCTGTACCATCTGCAAAACGAATTTGTCCGACAAATTGATTTCCGGTGAGAGTTCCAATTGTGGGTTCAGCGATCGCAATATTTCCGGCAACAGCAAGTGTTGTCGGATTAACTCTTAAATCGCCTGTGAGTTGTCCTGAAACTGGTGCATTACCTAATACGGGAAGATTAGGCGTTAAATCTAATACTGCTAAAGGAAAATTTTCAATATTGACTAATAAATCTTCGCCAACGCTACGCCCTCTGGCAATTGCTGCATCGCGCCGAACTAAAAAAGAAACTGGACGATTCTCAGGATCTAAGTTCAACGCAATTTGATCTTGACCGCCAGAAACATCTAATTGCAATCCCTCAGCAGCAGTTAGTTCAACATTTCCCGTTAACTGTGGGGCAAAGGCTAAATCGTTAACTGCCAAGTTTTGTAATTGTAATGCACCTACTACATTCGGTGCAGTTAAAGTTCCTGTGATATTACCAGCAAAATTTGCACTTCCTGCAAGGTTTACTGCCGCAGGCAACTCAAAAGGTAAATCTTGTAAACTGTAATCTTGTGCTTGAACATTGAGATCTAACTCAGTAACTTCCGGCGCACCCGATGGAGTCACTTGGGCAAAAATTAGTCCACTTGCTCTTAAATTTGGTGCTGTTGCTTGCTCAACAATCAGGCGATCGCCAGCCCAACCCACCCTTGCTGTTAGGGGTTGTTGTACAGGCCCAATTCCTTGAGAAAAGCGCAAATCTCCCACAGCGCGAACATCTGCTAAATCAAACGAATCAACTGTACCTGCTACGCGCAATTGACCATTCAGCTGACCTTGGAGTTGTTCTGAAAACCGTGCAAGTTGCACTTGTGAGGCATTAACTAGCGCTTGCCAACGACCTTGGGCAAGTTGAATATTGGAGGCGGTGACTGTTCCTCCTGCAACATTTAAACGTCCCGAACCGATCGCTTGAATTTGATTTGGCTGAAACGCTGTTGTCGTGCCAGCAACAGTAAACGTTCCTGTGAGCGCGCCTTGAAACTGTGGTGGAGCTTGGGGAACTAAATTTCCGAGTTGGACACCTGATGCTTGTACTTGCGCCCGCCAGCGACCTTGGGCAAGTTGAATATTGGAGGCGGTGACTGTTCCTCCTGCAACATTTAAACGCCCCGAACCGATCGCTTGAATTTGATTTGGCTGAAACGAGGCAGTAGAACCTGCAACATTAAATGTCCCACTAATCGGTGCTTGCAGTGCTGGGGGAACTTCTGTGACACGTCCTAACTGTACATTTGACGCTTGGACAGTTGCTTGCCACTGATCGTTTGTTAACTGTCCGGCAGCGCGTAGCGTACCACCAGCAAAATCGACAGTAGTATTGCGAAATAGCAAGTTTTGTGCATTGGCAATTAAAATTTGACCGCGTGCGGGATAGGTTGCATTTGCTGCTTGCCAATTGACAATTGTTTGGGGTTGTGTTGGCGAACCAACAACATTAGCTTTTGCTTGAATTGTGCCAATTTGAAATTCAGGTGTTGCACCATAAAGACGGGCGATCGCATCTCCAGGAATATTCCGTGCCTCGAGGTTAAATCCCAAGCCTGGAGTTTCTCCAATTTTGATTGTACCGCCACCAGTAATTTGACCCCCGACTGTCGGAACTGCTTGAATGTCTTTAAAAGCAACTACCGATGCCGTAGGAGAAAAAGCAAATCGTGCACTGGCATTTTTAAAATCTACGCGGTCGATTCGAGCTTGCTTAGTAGTGGTTACACTGCCCGATAATGTTGGCTTTTCGATGGGTCCGCTGAGTTGAACTTCTGCTCTTGCTTCACCTGCTACAGGTACGGGAAGATCTAATTCCAACGTCTTTTGGGCATTGGCAAAACTAACTGCTGGGACTTTGGCAGCAATATTAAAACCAACTTCCGTATTTAGGACACCGTTAGCGATCGCTGGAATACTTCCGTAACTGGTTTGGACGTTATCAAGCCAAATTTGCGTACCTTGAAACCCTAGCGTGCCATTAGATTTATTAAATGCTTGTGGTAGTTGCTCGACTTGTGCTGTAACTTCTTTCAGTTGCGCAGTACCAAATAGCTGTGGGTCTTGCTCTTGTTGCCAGCGAACATTTAAATTACCATCAACTCGCCCACCTTGCAGGTCAATTGGTAAATCAATTAAGCGCGTCACTTCTGAGGCGAGGACGTTTTGAGCTTGAATTTGTAAATTAGTGCGTTCGGTGCTAAATTGCGATTCGCCTTGAATCTCAATATTGCCTTCTGTTGCTATGCCACTAATTTGGTATCTAATTAATTCATTATTATCTAAAAACTGCCCAAATCCATTGACTTGGCTGACTCTAACTGGTTCTGACGATCTCGCAATAGGTTTGCCTCTTGCCTCTGGATTTGCTAATAGAGCAACATTGGCATTACGAAACTGAATGCGATCGAGTTCAGTTCTAATTAGCCCTGTCCCTTCTTCAGTTGCTAAAGCAGTAGAAATCCAGCGCCCTTGGGCATCTTGCTCTAGATAAACGTCAGGATTAACTAATGTAACATCAAGTCTGAGTGTGCGAGTAATTAATAGTTGTAATGGGTTAAACGCAACATCTACGGCTGCTACTGAAGCGCGGTCTGGGTCGGTAGCCGTTGCCGGAATCGCAGAAGCACCAAAGCGTAAACCAGTTAGAGAAAAGCTTTCTACTCGTCCTAATTCTACTGGTCGATTCAGTGTTTGTGTTAAATTGCGTTCCACAAGTGGTGCTAACTGTTCGTTCACAAAAGTCCACAACCACCACCCACCTGCTATGAGTCCTAACAACACAGGCGCACCAATGGCGATTCCAGTGCGATAACTTAGTAACGATCGCGAATTTCTTTGAGAACGTGGTTCGGTTTGGTTATCTAAATCAGGAGGATTCTTCATTGAGCTTTAGGGGGTGTCAGCTGAAGGCAGCTAATAACGCAAAAGACAAATGGCACACTTATAAAATACCGATATCCGCATCCGCTGGCTACTAAATTATGCGATGGTAGTTGGGGTTTTATAACAAATGTTTGCAGAAATAGTTTGTAACTGTACCATAGTTCACTAAAGAAGGAGGAGACAAATGATTACTCCCATGCGAGTTTTTGTTTTATTATTTAATGCGCGAACTGAAAACGAAGGTATTCACACCATCCGAGTTGGCGATCGCAATCGAGTTTTGATGTTTGAATCTGAAGATGATGCCACTCGCTTTGCACTTATGCTAGAAGCTCAAGACTTTCCGACACCAACTGTTGAAGTCATGGACGCTGAGGAAATTAAAGAGTTCTGTGAAAGTGCCGATTATGATTGGGAACTGATTCCCGAAAATGGTTTAGCGCTTCCCCCAGAACAGAACATCGAACAAACAGATTGGCAGATAGAAACTGAACCCGAATCTGATCCAGATATAGACGATATTCGTCGTAAATTGGAAGGGTTATTATAGTACAACCTACCAAGGTGCAAGCGAGGCACGCAACATGACTCAGGTGGAGGGGCGGGGTTACTTGTTGACAGAACAGGTCAATCTCAATAGTCGCAATTTAGATCAATTAAGTTCCTTAGAGTTTGTCGAACTTTTTAATCGCGAGGATCAACACGCGATCGCTGCTGTTGAGAAGGCAAAACACGACATTGCTGTGGCGATTGATCGCACTGCCAAAGCTTTACATCACGGGGGACATTTGTTCTACGTTGGTGCAGGTACTAGTGGT comes from Gloeocapsopsis sp. IPPAS B-1203 and encodes:
- a CDS encoding DUF3110 domain-containing protein; this translates as MRVFVLLFNARTENEGIHTIRVGDRNRVLMFESEDDATRFALMLEAQDFPTPTVEVMDAEEIKEFCESADYDWELIPENGLALPPEQNIEQTDWQIETEPESDPDIDDIRRKLEGLL
- a CDS encoding translocation/assembly module TamB, translated to MKNPPDLDNQTEPRSQRNSRSLLSYRTGIAIGAPVLLGLIAGGWWLWTFVNEQLAPLVERNLTQTLNRPVELGRVESFSLTGLRFGASAIPATATDPDRASVAAVDVAFNPLQLLITRTLRLDVTLVNPDVYLEQDAQGRWISTALATEEGTGLIRTELDRIQFRNANVALLANPEARGKPIARSSEPVRVSQVNGFGQFLDNNELIRYQISGIATEGNIEIQGESQFSTERTNLQIQAQNVLASEVTRLIDLPIDLQGGRVDGNLNVRWQQEQDPQLFGTAQLKEVTAQVEQLPQAFNKSNGTLGFQGTQIWLDNVQTSYGSIPAIANGVLNTEVGFNIAAKVPAVSFANAQKTLELDLPVPVAGEARAEVQLSGPIEKPTLSGSVTTTKQARIDRVDFKNASARFAFSPTASVVAFKDIQAVPTVGGQITGGGTIKIGETPGLGFNLEARNIPGDAIARLYGATPEFQIGTIQAKANVVGSPTQPQTIVNWQAANATYPARGQILIANAQNLLFRNTTVDFAGGTLRAAGQLTNDQWQATVQASNVQLGRVTEVPPALQAPISGTFNVAGSTASFQPNQIQAIGSGRLNVAGGTVTASNIQLAQGRWRAQVQASGVQLGNLVPQAPPQFQGALTGTFTVAGTTTAFQPNQIQAIGSGRLNVAGGTVTASNIQLAQGRWQALVNASQVQLARFSEQLQGQLNGQLRVAGTVDSFDLADVRAVGDLRFSQGIGPVQQPLTARVGWAGDRLIVEQATAPNLRASGLIFAQVTPSGAPEVTELDLNVQAQDYSLQDLPFELPAAVNLAGSANFAGNITGTLTAPNVVGALQLQNLAVNDLAFAPQLTGNVELTAAEGLQLDVSGGQDQIALNLDPENRPVSFLVRRDAAIARGRSVGEDLLVNIENFPLAVLDLTPNLPVLGNAPVSGQLTGDLRVNPTTLAVAGNIAIAEPTIGTLTGNQFVGQIRFADGTGTLTGGEFVQGDSRYALKSSLTQTPTGSEFDAQVNIANGQVQTVLAALRYFNLEDFQRGIEPPTYAGADTLNTTPVGLPDAPLLTQIRRYSEITTLLQQQRQQRQDASPLPELADFQGTFSGTVAVSGSISAGVTANFDLQGQDWQWGSYNADQVIAQGNFEDGVLTLLPLRIQSDESLVAFTGQVGGAEQSGQLQVTNFPIATLTDFVDLPVDVTGQLNGSATLAGTIENPQAIGEVELSAGTLNERPVESATASFSYANARFNIGSNVVVAGPEPITVTGSIPLELPFATVTPDSDQISLDINVQNEGLSLINLLTDAVAWEGGQGQVQLQVSGTTQEPVATGIATVSNATITAQALPEPLTDVTGTINFNLDRIQVDRLQGNFSRGNVVAQGVVPIFSSFSPTDPDFGNPLTIDLNQLALNLDGLYRGGASGNVVVTGNVLNPVIGGEVELAQGEISIPEENGNGVTPETATPVGANQDGITVPEFNNLQLTLGNGISVTRPPIINIEATGSLNISGALNDLRPDGVVRLRRGGVNLFTTQFVLSRGYEHTATFRPNQGLDPELDIRLVTRVPEVTRTRVATTPLSGDITQPLSTDLGGFETVRVQAEVQGPASQLFDNLELTSNPSRSESEIVALLGGGFIDTLGRGDSVLGLANIAGTALLGNFQSAVTNIGNAFGLSELRLFPTVGTESGGRTSALDLAAEAGIDVSGNLSVSVLRVLTSDDPTRIGLNYRLNEEFRLRAATDITGETRAILEYENRF